From one Saprospiraceae bacterium genomic stretch:
- a CDS encoding tetratricopeptide repeat protein, translated as MLIDSLSHRLDQINQDTDRVLTLTLLSYELRNTNPYTSMLYGYETLQLAQKIHFKQGEARALYTIASTYRIQGEISKSMENILNSLKIIRDGHFSNEISRGLNLLGIMNPELKNYDKASDYLYEALAIAGIATHQDYDI; from the coding sequence ATGCTAATCGATAGTTTATCCCATCGTCTGGATCAAATCAATCAGGATACGGATCGAGTGTTAACCCTGACCTTATTATCTTATGAATTAAGAAATACCAATCCGTATACCTCCATGTTATATGGCTATGAGACATTACAGCTTGCTCAAAAAATTCATTTTAAACAGGGAGAAGCGCGGGCATTATATACAATAGCTTCCACTTATAGAATCCAGGGCGAAATATCTAAATCAATGGAGAATATTTTGAATTCGTTGAAAATTATCCGGGACGGCCACTTCTCCAACGAAATATCCAGAGGTCTCAATCTGCTTGGAATCATGAATCCAGAGTTAAAAAATTATGATAAAGCATCGGATTATTTATACGAAGCACTGGCCATCGCAGGAATAGCTACGCATCAGGACTATGACATATAA
- a CDS encoding sulfatase: protein MFKHLFTIVVLPIIATLCSCKQEKQSQGRPNILFAIADDASWKHFGAYGCDWVKTPGFDRIAKEGILCMNAYTPNAKCAPSRACILTGRNSWQLEEAANHSPYFPEKFKTYVEALHDHGYWVGSVAKGWAPGEPGKINGKQRELTGRKFDAFTTSPPTEKISKNDYSKNFEAFLEARPKDQPFCFWYGSTEPHRDYEFNSGREKGKKQAQDIDEVPPFWPDTDTIRSDMLDYAFEIEYFDYHLQKMLLKLEEIGQLNNTIVIVTADNGMPFPRIKGQVYEYSNHLPLAIMWPQGIKNPGRKVYDFVNFIDFAPTFLELSGLNAPLAGMQPMTGKSLTDIFFSEKEGKVTDDRDFVLVGKERHDVGRPNDQGYPIRGIVRGEYLYLQNFKPDRWPAGNPETGYLNCDGSPTKSFILNTRRKNRIMKYWQLNFGKRGAEELYNIKEDPYCMINLASEEHHTDLKLKMVKEMTDRLIAQADPRILGQGDIFDQYEYAGAVKNFYSRYKQGEKIPTPWVNDADFEREDMDPDDAKKK, encoded by the coding sequence ATGTTTAAGCATTTATTTACCATTGTTGTTTTACCTATTATAGCTACTTTATGTTCTTGTAAACAGGAAAAACAATCACAAGGTAGGCCCAATATATTATTTGCCATTGCTGACGATGCTTCCTGGAAGCACTTTGGGGCTTATGGTTGTGATTGGGTCAAGACTCCAGGATTTGACCGGATCGCCAAAGAAGGAATATTGTGTATGAATGCTTACACCCCCAATGCCAAATGTGCTCCTTCCAGAGCATGCATACTCACAGGTCGCAATAGTTGGCAATTAGAAGAAGCAGCTAACCACTCTCCTTATTTTCCGGAAAAATTTAAAACGTATGTGGAAGCCTTGCACGACCATGGTTATTGGGTGGGAAGTGTAGCCAAAGGATGGGCCCCCGGTGAGCCAGGCAAGATAAACGGCAAGCAACGGGAGCTTACGGGACGCAAATTTGATGCCTTTACCACCTCGCCTCCTACTGAAAAGATTTCAAAAAATGATTATTCAAAAAACTTTGAAGCCTTTTTAGAGGCCCGACCAAAGGATCAACCATTTTGTTTTTGGTATGGGAGTACAGAACCTCACCGTGACTATGAATTTAACTCAGGAAGAGAAAAGGGTAAAAAACAGGCTCAGGATATTGATGAAGTTCCACCCTTTTGGCCTGATACAGATACCATAAGGTCAGATATGCTGGACTATGCATTTGAAATCGAATACTTTGATTACCACCTACAGAAAATGCTTTTAAAATTGGAAGAAATCGGCCAATTAAATAATACCATCGTCATAGTCACCGCGGATAATGGGATGCCTTTTCCGAGAATAAAGGGCCAGGTCTATGAATATTCCAACCATTTGCCGCTGGCCATCATGTGGCCCCAAGGCATAAAAAATCCCGGGCGCAAGGTGTACGATTTTGTAAACTTTATTGATTTCGCTCCTACTTTTTTGGAATTGAGTGGATTAAATGCGCCACTGGCTGGCATGCAGCCTATGACCGGCAAAAGCCTTACAGATATATTTTTCTCAGAGAAGGAAGGTAAAGTGACCGACGACCGTGATTTTGTATTGGTCGGGAAAGAGCGTCATGATGTGGGCAGACCCAATGATCAAGGTTACCCCATACGAGGTATTGTAAGGGGAGAATACCTCTACTTACAAAATTTTAAACCCGATAGATGGCCTGCAGGTAATCCTGAAACGGGGTATCTTAACTGTGATGGCAGTCCCACAAAATCCTTCATTTTAAATACCCGACGCAAAAATAGAATAATGAAATATTGGCAATTGAATTTTGGAAAAAGAGGAGCTGAAGAACTGTATAATATCAAAGAAGATCCTTACTGCATGATCAATCTGGCATCAGAGGAGCATCATACAGATCTTAAATTAAAGATGGTTAAAGAAATGACCGATAGACTTATCGCACAGGCAGACCCTAGAATACTTGGTCAGGGAGATATATTCGACCAATATGAATATGCCGGAGCAGTGAAAAATTTTTACAGTCGATATAAGCAGGGAGAAAAAATACCTACGCCCTGGGTGAATGATGCTGATTTTGAAAGGGAGGATATGGATCCGGATGATGCGAAGAAAAAATAA